The following proteins come from a genomic window of Maribacter sp. HTCC2170:
- the mutL gene encoding DNA mismatch repair endonuclease MutL, whose translation MADIIKLLPDHVANQIAAGEVVQRPASVVKELLENAIDAGAKSIKLIIKDGGKALIHVIDDGIGMSATDARLSFERHATSKIQKAEDLFNLNTKGFRGEALASIAAIAHVEMQTKPEQEEMATHLRIEGSEIKFQEVCVAPKGTSMSVKNLFFNIPARRNFLKSNQVELRHITDEFHRVALAHPHIAFHFYNNGSELFILPEASQRQRIVHIFGSRTNEKLVPVNEETQVVKISGFINKPEFAKKSRGEQFFFVNNRFIKSPYLHHAVLSAFEGLIKTDSYPGYFLYLDVDPGSIDINIHPTKTEVKFDDEHTLYAILRSTVKHSLGQFNVVPALDFEQDQNLATPYNYKNKDASQPNVTVDSGFNPFQEVAQKSQGVRTFKKQNTEGWENLYVGLESKVGKDDNFSSLKFESETITGSIFEGQQESLESIATTFQLRRKYIVTTIKSGMVVIDQSRAHQRVLYEQFLKNITVNEAVSQQLLFPLSLSFSKTDIAVLKEIKESLTTIGFVFSKVENEEVKITGVPLMVSESEVGIVLDQLISDFQMEVTEDSFSQTDVLAKTLAKTLAVRTGEVLNNASQLALVNDLFACKESMVSPFNKPVYITITENDIDKKFI comes from the coding sequence ATGGCAGATATTATAAAACTTTTGCCAGACCATGTTGCCAATCAAATAGCTGCAGGTGAAGTTGTGCAACGGCCTGCATCGGTCGTAAAAGAATTGTTGGAAAATGCAATTGATGCTGGGGCGAAATCCATAAAACTTATTATAAAGGACGGTGGGAAAGCACTTATTCATGTCATTGATGATGGAATCGGTATGAGTGCCACGGATGCTAGATTGAGTTTTGAGCGGCATGCGACTTCCAAAATCCAAAAGGCCGAAGATTTATTCAATCTGAATACAAAAGGCTTTCGTGGTGAGGCATTGGCCTCTATTGCCGCAATTGCACATGTGGAGATGCAGACGAAACCAGAACAGGAAGAAATGGCAACGCATTTGAGAATTGAAGGAAGCGAGATAAAGTTTCAAGAGGTTTGTGTCGCACCAAAGGGTACCTCAATGTCCGTTAAGAACTTGTTTTTTAATATACCTGCAAGACGAAATTTTCTTAAATCGAACCAAGTAGAACTTCGGCATATAACAGACGAATTTCATAGGGTAGCTCTGGCACATCCTCATATTGCTTTTCACTTTTATAATAATGGCAGTGAGTTGTTCATTCTTCCTGAGGCGAGCCAAAGACAACGAATTGTTCATATTTTTGGAAGTAGGACCAATGAGAAATTAGTACCTGTAAATGAAGAGACTCAAGTGGTCAAAATTTCTGGATTCATCAACAAGCCTGAATTTGCAAAAAAGAGTAGAGGAGAGCAGTTCTTCTTTGTGAACAACCGCTTTATTAAAAGTCCGTATCTGCATCATGCCGTATTATCGGCTTTTGAAGGGTTGATTAAAACGGACTCGTATCCTGGTTATTTTTTGTATTTAGATGTTGATCCAGGTTCAATAGACATTAACATACACCCTACAAAAACTGAGGTTAAGTTCGATGATGAGCATACATTGTATGCCATTCTAAGGTCTACGGTCAAACATAGTTTGGGGCAATTCAATGTGGTACCTGCATTGGACTTTGAACAAGACCAAAATCTTGCAACACCTTACAATTATAAAAACAAGGATGCTTCGCAACCCAATGTAACTGTTGATAGTGGGTTTAATCCTTTTCAGGAAGTTGCCCAAAAATCACAAGGTGTAAGAACGTTTAAAAAGCAAAATACCGAAGGTTGGGAAAATCTTTATGTTGGGCTGGAGTCCAAAGTTGGTAAAGATGATAATTTTAGTAGTTTAAAATTTGAATCAGAAACCATTACAGGCTCCATTTTTGAGGGACAACAGGAGAGTTTGGAATCTATTGCGACTACTTTTCAATTGAGAAGAAAGTATATTGTGACCACCATAAAATCGGGAATGGTTGTAATTGATCAGAGCAGGGCGCATCAAAGAGTTTTATACGAGCAGTTTTTAAAGAATATTACGGTGAATGAGGCCGTAAGCCAACAACTATTATTCCCGTTGAGTTTGTCCTTCTCTAAAACAGATATTGCCGTTTTAAAGGAAATCAAGGAAAGCTTGACCACAATTGGATTTGTATTTTCAAAAGTTGAAAATGAAGAAGTGAAAATCACTGGTGTACCCCTTATGGTCTCTGAGAGCGAAGTCGGTATAGTTTTGGATCAGTTGATATCGGATTTTCAAATGGAGGTAACGGAAGATAGTTTTTCGCAAACAGATGTTCTTGCAAAGACACTGGCCAAAACTTTGGCGGTCAGAACAGGTGAGGTGTTGAACAATGCATCGCAATTGGCTCTTGTGAATGATCTATTTGCTTGTAAGGAATCTATGGTGAGTCCGTTTAACAAGCCTGTTTATATCACCATAACTGAGAATGATATTGATAAAAAATTTATTTAG
- the ribH gene encoding 6,7-dimethyl-8-ribityllumazine synthase, with the protein MATANKNLSVYDKATIPSAKKFRFGIVVSEWNTEITEGLYNGAYDALLDCGATKENIVRWNVPGSFELTYGSKKMIIEQEVDAVIAIGSVIQGETKHFDFVCSATAQGIKDLNVLHDTPVIFCVLTDNTMQQAKERSGGKHGNKGTEAAIAAIKMVTLGK; encoded by the coding sequence ATGGCAACGGCAAATAAGAATTTATCGGTTTACGATAAAGCAACAATCCCAAGCGCGAAGAAATTTCGGTTTGGGATTGTTGTTTCTGAATGGAATACAGAAATAACAGAAGGGCTTTATAATGGCGCTTATGATGCCCTTTTAGACTGTGGGGCAACTAAGGAAAACATTGTTCGTTGGAATGTACCAGGTAGTTTTGAGCTTACCTATGGCTCAAAAAAAATGATTATTGAGCAAGAGGTTGATGCGGTAATCGCCATTGGTAGTGTAATCCAAGGGGAAACCAAACATTTTGATTTTGTATGTAGTGCCACAGCACAAGGAATCAAAGATTTGAATGTACTTCACGATACTCCCGTGATATTCTGTGTGCTTACCGATAATACCATGCAACAGGCGAAAGAACGCTCTGGAGGTAAACATGGCAATAAAGGAACCGAAGCGGCTATTGCTGCAATAAAAATGGTGACTTTAGGCAAATAA
- the lepB gene encoding signal peptidase I: MNGTQWIIFILIIQVIHFLGTWKLYVKAGRKAWEAAIPIYNAIVLMQIINRPKWWVILLFIPIINLLMFPVIWVETIRSFGRNSQLESWLVVLTLGFYIFYVNYALDVKYVEGRSLHPRTALGEWVSSIVFAVVAATLVHTYFIQPYVIPTGSLEKTLRVGDFLFVSKFHYGARAPMTTVAAPMVHDTIPGLGVRSYLNKPQLPYFRLPGFKKIKRNEIVVFSWPADTVRIFFKKEKGVKKPIDKKSNYVKRCVGVPGDSLKVIDGYVHINGEQTVLPDRALPQYDYNAYSQKGVSSRLLKETGVTDFNRIYVTQQLNQNQFDQISKYLLGSRRGSSGNIELITKHLGIPTKVIRNAGLSLKEQTDRQRVLTITEELAETLRNNAAIDSVVKIIEPKGLTGYNIFPQDNSYAWNNDNFGPIYIPEEGKTVPINLEVLPVYKKIIKDYEGNTISVNGNQISINGQVTDTYTFKQDYYWMMGDNRDHSEDSRTWGFVPDNHIVGTPIFIWMSIDNFRDGWKNWSIRWDRVFTTVHGNGEPISYFKYFLIVLAGWFVFDFFRKKRKKAKE; the protein is encoded by the coding sequence ATGAACGGTACCCAGTGGATTATTTTTATTTTGATTATTCAGGTCATTCATTTTTTAGGGACCTGGAAATTATATGTAAAAGCAGGTAGAAAAGCTTGGGAAGCTGCTATTCCTATTTATAATGCGATTGTATTAATGCAAATCATTAATCGTCCAAAATGGTGGGTGATTTTGCTGTTTATTCCCATTATAAATTTGTTGATGTTTCCTGTCATATGGGTAGAGACGATTAGAAGTTTTGGTAGAAACAGCCAATTGGAGTCCTGGCTCGTTGTGCTCACGCTAGGTTTCTACATTTTTTATGTGAATTATGCGTTGGACGTAAAATATGTTGAAGGCCGCAGTTTACATCCTAGAACGGCATTGGGTGAATGGGTAAGCTCCATAGTTTTTGCCGTTGTTGCTGCTACTTTGGTTCACACTTATTTTATACAACCCTACGTAATCCCAACAGGCTCATTGGAAAAAACACTTAGAGTTGGTGATTTTCTTTTCGTGAGTAAATTCCATTATGGTGCTCGAGCACCAATGACCACCGTTGCTGCACCTATGGTACACGATACTATACCTGGTCTTGGGGTTAGGTCATATCTAAATAAACCGCAACTGCCATATTTTAGGCTGCCGGGGTTTAAAAAAATAAAAAGAAATGAAATCGTTGTTTTTAGCTGGCCAGCTGATACTGTTCGTATCTTTTTCAAGAAAGAGAAGGGGGTCAAAAAACCAATCGACAAAAAATCGAATTATGTGAAACGGTGCGTTGGGGTACCGGGCGATTCACTTAAGGTAATAGATGGCTATGTTCATATAAATGGCGAACAAACCGTTTTACCGGATAGGGCCTTGCCCCAATATGATTACAATGCCTATTCCCAAAAAGGAGTTTCATCAAGGTTGCTAAAAGAGACTGGTGTTACTGACTTTAATAGAATTTATGTAACCCAACAATTGAATCAAAATCAATTCGATCAAATAAGTAAATATCTTTTGGGAAGTCGAAGGGGAAGTTCTGGAAATATAGAATTGATTACAAAGCATCTAGGCATCCCAACAAAAGTCATTAGGAATGCAGGTCTATCATTAAAAGAACAGACCGATAGACAAAGAGTATTGACCATAACAGAAGAATTAGCCGAGACTCTGCGCAACAATGCTGCTATTGATTCGGTTGTAAAAATCATTGAGCCAAAAGGCCTAACCGGGTATAATATTTTCCCGCAGGACAACTCCTATGCATGGAACAATGATAATTTTGGTCCAATCTATATTCCTGAAGAAGGAAAGACCGTTCCTATAAATTTAGAGGTTCTACCCGTTTACAAAAAGATTATAAAGGATTATGAGGGTAACACAATTTCGGTAAATGGCAATCAAATCAGTATTAATGGTCAAGTGACCGACACCTATACATTTAAACAAGATTATTATTGGATGATGGGTGATAATCGCGATCATTCTGAAGATAGTAGAACCTGGGGTTTTGTACCTGACAACCATATCGTGGGAACTCCTATTTTCATTTGGATGAGTATAGACAACTTTAGAGACGGGTGGAAAAACTGGAGCATACGTTGGGATCGTGTTTTTACAACAGTTCATGGTAACGGAGAACCTATATCTTACTTCAAGTATTTTCTAATTGTTTTGGCTGGTTGGTTCGTCTTTGACTTTTTTAGAAAGAAAAGAAAGAAGGCTAAAGAATAA
- a CDS encoding DUF6122 family protein: MVRFILHYGIHFIVPIFIAFYFFKGQRVKIAIILLLGILIDVDHLFANPIFDPNRCSINFHPLHSYWAIGVYLTLLFFKKTRIFGIALIIHILADAVDCLMLFFQTK; this comes from the coding sequence ATGGTTAGGTTCATTTTACATTACGGTATTCATTTTATAGTACCGATTTTCATCGCATTTTATTTTTTTAAAGGTCAGAGGGTTAAAATCGCGATAATATTGTTATTAGGTATTTTAATTGATGTAGATCACTTATTTGCCAATCCAATTTTTGACCCAAACCGTTGTAGCATCAACTTCCACCCTCTGCATAGTTATTGGGCCATAGGAGTATATCTAACTCTATTATTTTTCAAGAAAACCCGAATCTTCGGCATTGCATTAATAATTCATATTCTGGCAGATGCGGTAGACTGTCTTATGCTATTCTTTCAAACGAAATGA
- the recF gene encoding DNA replication/repair protein RecF (All proteins in this family for which functions are known are DNA-binding proteins that assist the filamentation of RecA onto DNA for the initiation of recombination or recombinational repair.): MFLKKLSLINYKNFDSQTFEFDSKTNCFVGPNGVGKTNALDAIYHLSFGKGYFNPVATQNIKHEEDFFVVDGEFEKFDRKEKIVCSLKRGMKKIIKRNGKPYERLSDHIGLLPLVIISPADRDLITEGSDTRRKFIDGVISQSDKEYLQILIKYNKVLVQRNSLLKYFVANQTFDASTLSVYDEQLHNYGSEIFKKRLDFVATFIPIFKEQYAAISGGNEEVTLSYDSKLHENDLLTLLATNVEKDRMLQYTSVGIHKDDLSFQIAGHPIKKFGSQGQQKSFLIALKFAQFHFIKKQAKATPILLLDDIFDKLDENRVAQIVGMVDNENFGQIFISDTHAERTEEIVKNIHQSYQIFKL, translated from the coding sequence ATGTTTCTTAAGAAATTATCCCTCATCAATTATAAGAATTTCGACTCCCAGACCTTTGAGTTCGATAGCAAAACCAATTGTTTTGTAGGGCCCAACGGCGTAGGCAAAACCAATGCTCTTGACGCTATTTATCATTTATCTTTTGGCAAAGGATATTTTAACCCTGTGGCAACACAAAACATAAAGCACGAGGAAGATTTTTTCGTTGTGGATGGTGAATTTGAAAAATTTGACAGGAAAGAAAAAATTGTTTGCAGCCTTAAAAGGGGCATGAAAAAAATCATAAAAAGAAACGGCAAACCTTATGAACGTTTATCTGACCACATAGGATTATTACCACTTGTCATTATTTCACCGGCAGATCGGGACTTGATCACCGAAGGTAGTGATACGAGAAGAAAATTCATAGATGGTGTAATATCACAGTCAGACAAAGAATATCTACAAATATTGATCAAATACAACAAAGTACTGGTACAGCGAAATTCTCTGTTGAAGTATTTTGTTGCAAATCAAACTTTCGACGCCTCAACCCTTTCAGTTTACGATGAACAACTGCATAACTATGGCTCGGAAATATTCAAAAAAAGATTGGACTTTGTGGCTACTTTCATTCCTATTTTCAAGGAGCAATATGCAGCAATTTCTGGAGGCAATGAAGAAGTTACACTTAGTTACGACAGTAAGTTACATGAGAATGACCTACTTACCCTACTAGCTACAAATGTTGAGAAAGACCGTATGTTACAATATACCAGTGTAGGCATACATAAAGATGATCTTAGTTTTCAAATAGCAGGACATCCCATTAAAAAATTCGGAAGTCAGGGGCAACAAAAATCATTTTTGATCGCCCTTAAATTTGCCCAGTTTCATTTTATAAAAAAGCAGGCCAAAGCCACCCCTATTCTACTATTGGATGATATCTTTGATAAGTTGGATGAAAACCGCGTTGCGCAAATCGTAGGTATGGTAGATAATGAGAATTTTGGACAAATATTCATAAGTGATACACACGCCGAACGCACGGAAGAAATTGTAAAAAACATACATCAGTCCTATCAAATATTTAAGTTATAA
- a CDS encoding rhomboid family intramembrane serine protease has translation MANGNLKYQFARLSVAEKLIAVNILIFIINGLFTLLFRMDGDIVVQWFQLPKDFFDFLTQPWSIITYSFFHAGLGHIFWNMLVLYFVGRIFLNLFNGKRFLNVYFLGVILGGLFFMVSYNVFPAFFKVNAALIGASAGVRAILIFICAYIPNQEVRLIVFNIKLWYIGAFIVLTDLVQLSMGINPGGQFAHLGGALLGYVYARQLLKGKDIGEGFSRIVDSIANLFKKSEKKAPLKTVYRSKKSSSNQKVDYKKESHQRKIDIILDKISKSGYESLSKAEKDFLFKAGKED, from the coding sequence ATGGCAAACGGAAACTTAAAATATCAATTTGCAAGGTTATCTGTGGCTGAGAAGCTCATAGCTGTGAATATCTTGATCTTCATCATAAATGGCTTGTTCACCCTCTTGTTTCGTATGGATGGCGATATCGTTGTTCAGTGGTTTCAATTACCCAAAGATTTTTTTGATTTCCTAACTCAGCCTTGGTCAATTATCACCTATTCTTTTTTTCATGCAGGACTCGGACATATTTTTTGGAATATGCTTGTCCTGTATTTTGTAGGGCGTATTTTCCTTAATCTATTCAATGGCAAACGATTTCTGAATGTTTACTTCTTAGGTGTAATTCTAGGAGGATTGTTCTTTATGGTCAGCTATAATGTGTTCCCGGCCTTTTTTAAAGTAAATGCTGCTCTGATTGGTGCTTCGGCAGGTGTTAGGGCCATATTAATTTTTATTTGTGCCTATATACCCAATCAAGAAGTACGATTAATTGTCTTTAATATTAAGCTATGGTACATTGGTGCATTTATTGTTTTGACAGATTTGGTTCAGTTATCTATGGGTATTAATCCAGGCGGCCAGTTTGCACATCTAGGTGGTGCATTGTTGGGATATGTTTATGCGAGACAATTATTGAAAGGAAAAGATATTGGCGAAGGATTTTCAAGAATTGTAGATAGTATTGCAAATCTTTTTAAAAAGTCCGAGAAAAAAGCACCATTGAAAACCGTGTATCGTAGTAAGAAAAGCTCCTCAAACCAAAAGGTGGATTATAAGAAGGAAAGTCACCAACGTAAGATTGACATTATTCTTGATAAAATCAGTAAATCTGGTTATGAAAGTTTGTCAAAAGCGGAAAAAGATTTTTTGTTCAAGGCAGGTAAAGAAGACTAA
- a CDS encoding endonuclease/exonuclease/phosphatase family protein, giving the protein MKNLSIFNKFIFFLNAVLTFVLLLTFMAPYMTWELFSFLSFLTLIVPYLVLINILFVVYWLIKKKKQFLLSFSIVLLGYFTQSTFFKTSSSNNETEDLDIGILTFNTHGSMGTKWSREPVFAEDITRFIAKEDSDIVCIQEFDYKKVKDFKRYPYKYVNYIFPNQKYVVQSILSKYPIIEKGSLDFPDSRNNAIYADILIKKDTVRVYNLHLQSLRFRAGMIKREEPQRLFKRLNGSLQKQLEQAELVKEHGNNVDYKKIICGDFNNTQFSNVYNSIKGEMNDSFQEKGSGFGNTYNFRFLPFRIDFILMDKEIEITSHKNFNIQLSDHEPVMASFRLKE; this is encoded by the coding sequence GTGAAGAATCTTAGTATATTCAATAAATTTATTTTCTTTTTGAATGCAGTACTTACATTCGTACTGCTATTAACTTTTATGGCACCTTATATGACATGGGAGTTGTTCTCCTTTTTGTCGTTTTTGACTTTGATTGTACCTTACTTGGTTCTGATAAACATATTGTTTGTAGTCTATTGGTTAATCAAAAAAAAGAAACAATTTTTATTGTCTTTTTCTATTGTTCTTTTAGGATATTTCACCCAGTCCACTTTTTTTAAAACATCTAGTTCGAATAATGAAACTGAAGATTTGGATATTGGTATATTGACTTTTAACACCCACGGTTCAATGGGTACTAAATGGTCAAGAGAACCTGTTTTCGCTGAGGATATAACTAGATTTATTGCCAAAGAAGACAGTGATATTGTTTGTATCCAAGAGTTTGATTATAAAAAGGTCAAAGACTTTAAGCGATATCCTTACAAATACGTAAATTATATTTTTCCAAATCAAAAGTATGTTGTCCAGTCTATTTTATCTAAATATCCAATCATAGAGAAAGGTTCATTAGATTTTCCAGATAGTAGAAATAATGCCATTTATGCCGATATTTTAATTAAGAAAGATACCGTTAGGGTTTATAATTTACATCTTCAATCACTACGTTTTAGGGCCGGTATGATAAAACGGGAAGAGCCACAACGTTTGTTCAAAAGATTAAATGGGTCATTACAGAAACAACTTGAACAAGCTGAATTGGTTAAAGAGCATGGTAATAATGTGGATTATAAAAAAATCATCTGCGGTGATTTTAATAACACTCAGTTTTCTAATGTTTACAACTCCATTAAAGGAGAAATGAATGATAGTTTCCAAGAGAAAGGTTCTGGCTTTGGAAACACATACAATTTTAGATTTTTGCCTTTTCGCATTGATTTTATTTTAATGGATAAGGAAATTGAAATCACATCACATAAAAACTTCAATATTCAATTGTCGGATCATGAGCCGGTTATGGCTTCATTTCGTTTGAAAGAATAG
- a CDS encoding rhomboid family intramembrane serine protease, protein MARLTDAIKHLLIINILFFVATSLYGDQMYQWFSLWFPKNENFELWQMVSHMFMHGGFAHIGFNMYALWAFGTPLERMWGKNKFLFFYFSAGLGAALIHTAVNYYHFNEGLEALVNSGIARNEVIEIISGGQYSPSWYDIVPKNTIDNFLGAYNTPAVGASGAIYGILVAFGMSYPNSELFLIFLPVPIKAKYFIPVLIGLDLFSGVTGYSLFGGGIAHFAHVGGAIAGFIMMWYWKKNQFNNRRWD, encoded by the coding sequence ATGGCAAGATTGACTGATGCGATAAAGCACCTGCTTATTATAAACATTCTGTTTTTTGTGGCTACGTCACTTTACGGTGATCAAATGTACCAATGGTTCTCATTATGGTTTCCTAAAAATGAAAACTTTGAACTTTGGCAAATGGTTTCCCATATGTTCATGCACGGAGGTTTTGCGCATATTGGCTTTAATATGTATGCTTTATGGGCTTTTGGTACGCCATTAGAAAGAATGTGGGGTAAAAATAAGTTCTTGTTTTTTTATTTTTCTGCAGGATTAGGTGCTGCATTGATTCATACCGCAGTCAATTATTATCATTTTAATGAAGGACTTGAGGCTCTGGTGAATTCGGGAATTGCGAGAAATGAGGTCATAGAGATTATTTCTGGTGGTCAGTATAGTCCCAGTTGGTATGATATTGTGCCCAAAAATACAATAGATAATTTTCTGGGGGCTTATAATACCCCTGCCGTAGGAGCTTCTGGAGCTATTTACGGTATTTTAGTGGCTTTTGGAATGTCTTACCCAAATAGTGAGTTATTTTTGATTTTTCTACCTGTTCCAATAAAAGCCAAGTATTTTATTCCTGTACTCATTGGATTGGATTTATTTTCTGGTGTCACAGGTTATTCATTGTTTGGGGGAGGAATAGCCCACTTTGCCCATGTAGGTGGTGCAATTGCTGGATTTATTATGATGTGGTACTGGAAGAAAAACCAGTTCAATAATAGACGTTGGGATTAA
- a CDS encoding WbqC family protein, producing MKTLIHPTYFPNIMIFATIVQNDAIWEAQDNYQKQTYRNRCYVSTDQGKQILSIPIKHVGGTQGRQKYKDVQIENDYKWQRQHWRTLQTAYRTSPFFEYYEDEIAPIFENEFKFLFDLNLKTIEVISDCLQIEMAQDQTETYKVDLQSTILDARSLVSCKKEHPFKQEAYVQVFGDRHGFIQNVSVLDLLFNEGTNTLSYLNNINLGFTNG from the coding sequence TTGAAAACCTTAATACATCCTACCTATTTTCCCAATATAATGATTTTTGCAACCATTGTGCAGAATGATGCAATATGGGAAGCACAGGACAACTACCAAAAGCAAACGTACAGAAACCGTTGTTATGTGAGTACCGATCAAGGAAAGCAGATTTTGAGTATCCCAATTAAACATGTCGGGGGAACCCAAGGGCGACAAAAGTACAAGGATGTTCAAATTGAGAATGATTATAAATGGCAAAGACAGCATTGGCGTACGTTACAAACGGCCTATAGAACATCGCCTTTTTTTGAATATTATGAGGATGAAATTGCTCCAATATTTGAAAATGAATTTAAGTTCCTTTTTGATCTTAATTTAAAAACCATTGAAGTTATCTCAGATTGTCTTCAAATAGAAATGGCCCAAGACCAGACTGAGACTTATAAAGTTGATTTACAGTCAACTATTCTTGACGCAAGATCTTTAGTGAGTTGTAAAAAAGAACACCCATTTAAACAGGAAGCGTATGTTCAAGTGTTCGGAGATCGCCATGGGTTCATACAAAACGTAAGCGTTTTGGACCTTTTGTTCAATGAAGGTACAAATACCTTATCCTACCTAAATAATATAAATTTAGGTTTCACAAATGGTTAG
- a CDS encoding tetratricopeptide repeat protein codes for MATYKKRGFKPKSKAEEQKFNEQDSTTAEVFSTLDESASKTEEWVSKNQNYILGVIGVIAVAVLGYLAYSQFIQKPKDAEATNELLYPQQYFEQALTNTTAKDSLYNLALNGAEGKYGFLDIIDEYKGTKAANLANYSAGMAYLDMQKYEDAITHLESFSSDDDILGALAKGGLGDAFMQLGQPKDALGYYESAASHSVNEFTTPKFLYKSGVTALELQQNDKALKYFQRIKDEFSSSSEASTIDAFIGMAKSSK; via the coding sequence ATGGCAACTTATAAAAAGCGAGGTTTTAAACCTAAAAGTAAGGCTGAAGAGCAAAAATTCAATGAACAGGATAGTACAACTGCTGAGGTATTCAGTACCTTGGACGAGAGTGCTTCGAAGACCGAAGAGTGGGTTTCTAAAAATCAAAACTATATCCTTGGGGTCATTGGTGTAATTGCCGTAGCAGTTTTAGGTTATTTGGCATATAGTCAATTTATTCAGAAGCCGAAGGATGCCGAGGCGACAAATGAGCTTTTGTACCCGCAACAATATTTTGAGCAAGCTTTGACCAACACAACGGCCAAAGATTCACTTTATAATTTGGCATTGAACGGTGCAGAAGGAAAATATGGTTTCTTGGATATTATAGATGAATACAAAGGAACAAAGGCAGCCAATTTGGCCAACTATTCCGCTGGAATGGCTTACTTGGATATGCAGAAGTACGAAGATGCCATTACTCATTTAGAAAGTTTTTCATCTGATGATGATATTTTAGGAGCACTTGCAAAAGGTGGCTTGGGTGATGCTTTTATGCAATTGGGGCAACCCAAGGATGCTTTGGGGTATTATGAAAGTGCTGCTTCGCATAGTGTGAATGAATTTACTACACCTAAATTCTTATATAAATCTGGAGTTACAGCTTTGGAATTACAACAGAATGATAAAGCTTTAAAATATTTCCAAAGGATTAAGGATGAGTTTTCATCTTCCAGTGAAGCTTCTACAATTGATGCTTTTATAGGAATGGCCAAAAGCTCAAAATAA
- the dapB gene encoding 4-hydroxy-tetrahydrodipicolinate reductase — translation MNIALFGYGKMGKMIEQVALDRGHNIVAKIDVDSSEIDFTTMDVAIDFSMPSAAYDNIKHCIKNNVPIISGTTGWLDNYDNAVAYCIEQKGAFIYASNYSLGVNMFFELNEYLAKMMKNLEQYKVNMEEIHHAQKLDAPSGTAITLAEGVIANSKYKKWSLDEGGANEIKIESKRIDAVPGTHTVEYESKVDSIEIKHAAHNREGFALGAVVAAEWIIGKTGVFSMRDVLNLG, via the coding sequence ATGAATATAGCCTTGTTCGGATACGGGAAAATGGGTAAGATGATTGAACAAGTTGCTTTGGACAGGGGCCACAATATAGTAGCCAAAATTGATGTTGATTCTTCTGAAATTGACTTTACAACTATGGATGTTGCGATTGATTTCAGCATGCCTTCAGCGGCTTATGATAATATTAAACATTGTATAAAGAACAATGTTCCAATAATCTCAGGTACAACAGGTTGGCTTGACAATTATGACAACGCCGTAGCCTATTGCATTGAGCAAAAAGGGGCATTTATATATGCCTCTAATTACAGCTTAGGAGTTAATATGTTTTTTGAATTAAATGAGTATTTGGCCAAAATGATGAAAAATCTGGAGCAGTATAAAGTAAATATGGAAGAAATCCATCATGCCCAGAAACTGGATGCTCCAAGTGGAACAGCAATTACTTTAGCAGAAGGCGTCATTGCCAATTCAAAATATAAGAAATGGAGCCTTGATGAAGGTGGCGCAAATGAAATTAAAATCGAGTCTAAAAGAATTGATGCGGTTCCAGGTACCCATACTGTTGAATATGAAAGCAAAGTGGATAGTATTGAGATTAAACACGCTGCCCATAATCGCGAAGGTTTTGCCCTTGGCGCCGTAGTTGCTGCAGAATGGATTATTGGAAAAACTGGAGTATTTTCAATGCGCGATGTGTTAAACCTTGGTTAA